The Benincasa hispida cultivar B227 chromosome 9, ASM972705v1, whole genome shotgun sequence genome has a segment encoding these proteins:
- the LOC120086599 gene encoding signal peptidase complex-like protein DTM1 translates to MANDAALNSSLVFLAAVVVLVGITTYSFKKMVVTYFVGAFAIAGVLLPDWCFFDRDFSRWTSPVTEEERESYRISTGSRFRRFRIYPIRLVVYGTVYSVALYKWWQYVSS, encoded by the exons ATGGCCAACGACGCCGCCCTCAACTCTTCTCTGGTTTTCTTGGCCGCCGTCGTCGTTCTCGTCGGAATCACTACGTATTCCTTTAAGAAGATGGTCGTAACTTACTTCGTCGGCGCTTTCGCCATCGCCGGCGTCCTCTTGCCGGATTGGTGCTTCTTTGATCGCGATTTCTCCCGGTGGACTTCTCCGGTCACTGAAGAGGAAAGGGAATCGTATCGGATCTCTACTGGATCTCGGTTTCGAAG GTTTAGGATTTATCCAATCAGACTAGTTGTGTACGGCACAGTTTACAGTGTTGCTCTGTACAAGTGGTGGCAATACGTGTCCAGCTAA